The Cucurbita pepo subsp. pepo cultivar mu-cu-16 chromosome LG08, ASM280686v2, whole genome shotgun sequence genome contains a region encoding:
- the LOC111800772 gene encoding methionine aminopeptidase 1A, which translates to MAGGSDAAEAVTLTCARCGKPSHLQCPKCMELKLPREGAAFCSQDCFKASWSAHKSVHLKEKLSLIGTGNSGEQNSDRASEGWLYCLKKGQARSPKLPHFDWTGTLRPYPISSKRIVPPHIERPDWADDGLPKIEPNSDFQHVVEIKTPDQIEIMREVGRISREVLDAAARVIQPGITTDEIDRVVHEATIAAGGYPSPLNYHFFPKSCCTSVNEVICHGIPDARKLEDGDIVNVDVTVYYKGYHGDLNETYFVGEVDEESRRLVQCTYECLEKAIAMVKPGVRFRDVGEVINRHASMSGLSVVRSYCGHGIGELFHCAPNIPHYGRNKAVGVMKAGQTFTIEPMINAGVWRDRMWPDGWTAVTADGKRSAQFEHTLLVTETGVEVLTARLPTSPKVFPWLS; encoded by the exons gtGTCCAAAGTGTATGGAACTGAAGCTTCCTCGGGAGGGTGCTGCTTTTTG CTCTCAGGATTGTTTCAAGGCATCTTGGAGCGCTCACAAATCAGtacatttaaaagaaaaactgtCTCTGATAGGGACTGGTAATTCTGGGGAACAAAATTCAGATCGAGCAAGTGAAGGTTGGCTATATTGCTTGAAGAAAGGGCAAGCAAGATCACCAAAACTTCCCCATTTTGATTGGACAGG GACTCTGAGGCCATATCCCATATCTAGCAAGCGAATTGTTCCTCCTCATATAGAGCGACCAGATTGGGCAGATGAC GGACTTCCCAAAATTGAGCCAAATAGCGATTTCCAACATGTTGTTGAG ATCAAAACTCCAGATCAAATTGAGATAATGAGAGAGGTTGGCAGG aTTTCAAGGGAAGTTTTGGATGCGGCTGCTAGAGTGATTCAACCGGGTATAACTACTGATGAAATTGACCGTGTGGTTCATGAGGCAACGATAGCTGCAG GTGGATATCCATCTCCACTCAATTATCACTTCTTTCCCAAGTCTTGCTGCAC TTCCGTTAATGAAGTGATTTGTCATGGTATTCCTGATGCAAG GAAACTAGAAGATGGTGATATTGTAAACGTTGATGTGACTGTGTACTATAAAGGTTATCATG GTGATCTCAATGAGACATACTTCGTAGGCGAAGTTGATGAAGAGTCCCGACGTTTAGTCCAGTGTACTTACGAGTGTTTGGAGAAAGCTATAGCCATGG TGAAGCCTGGAGTTAGATTCCGTGATGTCGGAGAAGTAATTAATCGTCATGCTTCTATGTCGGGCTTGTCTGTG GTCAGGTCATACTGTGGGCATGGCATTGGAGAGCTCTTTCATTGTGCCCCTAATATTCCCCATTATGGAA GAAACAAAGCAGTTGGTGTGATGAAAGCCGGGCAGACCTTTACAATCGAACCAATGATCAATGCAG GAGTATGGCGTGATCGGATGTGGCCTGATGGGTGGACTGCTGTTACAGCTGATGGAAAACGAAGTGCTCAGTTCGAACACACACTCTTG GTAACAGAAACTGGAGTTGAAGTCCTCACAGCTCGGTTGCCTACATCTCCCAAGGTGTTTCCATGGCTGAGCTGA
- the LOC111800624 gene encoding protein GRAVITROPIC IN THE LIGHT 1, with translation MLVTGEKDNQLRESSSQKVHPQPMEEAMNQKPEAVEALISKLFANISSLKSAYIQLQGAHTPYDPEKIQAADKLVISELKKLSELKHFYRENNPKPVCVSPQDSRLAAEIQEQQSLLKTYEVMVKKFQSEIQNKDSEIHQLQQQIEEANQKKVKLEKNLKLRGLSMKDSEASADENGISPVDLTPDLFISAVEGAFKAIHDFSKPLINMMKAAGWDLDAAANSVESNVIYAKRAHKKYAFESHICQRMFCGFQHESFSIKVDDLALKKEDFFREFLSLKDMDPLDMLGQNPDSIFGKFCRSKYLLVVHPKMEASFFGNLDQRNHVAGGGHPRTPFYQVFLKLAKAIWLLHRLAYSFDPNVKVFQVKKGNEFSEVYMDSVVKNLIINENDPKPKVGLMVMPGFLIGGTIIQSRVYLSGVKVAE, from the coding sequence ATGCTAGTGACTGGAGAAAAAGATAACCAACTCCGTGAGAGCAGTAGCCAGAAGGTTCACCCACAACCCATGGAAGAGGCCATGAACCAGAAACCCGAAGCAGTGGAAGCCCTTATATCAAAGCTTTTTGCTAACATTTCTTCCCTTAAGTCTGCTTATATCCAGCTCCAAGGTGCTCATACTCCCTATGATCCTGAAAAGATCCAAGCCGCCGATAAACTTGTAATTTCTGAGCTGAAGAAACTATCCGAGCTCAAACACTTTTACCGAGAAAACAACCCCAAACCAGTATGTGTTTCGCCACAGGACTCACGCTTAGCTGCTGAGATACAAGAACAACAAAGCCTTCTGAAAACCTATGAGGTTATGGTCAAGAAATTTCAGTctgaaattcaaaacaaagatTCTGAGATTCATCAGTTACAGCAGCAGATAGAGGAGGCAAATCAGAAGAAGGTTAAACTGGAAAAAAACCTCAAGCTTCGAGGGCTATCAATGAAAGATTCAGAAGCTTCAGCAGATGAAAATGGAATTTCCCCTGTAGACTTGACCCCTGATCTGTTTATATCAGCCGTGGAAGGCGCTTTTAAGGCCATTCATGATTTCTCCAAGCCATTGATTAACATGATGAAAGCAGCTGGCTGGGACCTTGATGCTGCTGCTAACTCAGTCGAATCCAACGTCATCTACGCAAAAAGAGCTCACAAGAAATACGCCTTCGAGTCCCACATATGCCAGAGAATGTTCTGTGGCTTTCAGCACGAAAGTTTCTCGATCAAAGTTGACGATCTTGCACTCAAAAAAGAGGATTTCTTCCGGGAATTTCTTTCATTGAAGGACATGGATCCATTAGACATGCTCGGTCAAAACCCGGATTCCATTTTTGGTAAATTTTGCAGGAGCAAATACCTACTAGTAGTCCACCCAAAGATGGAAGCCTCATTCTTTGGAAACTTAGATCAAAGAAATCATGTGGCAGGAGGTGGACATCCTAGAACTCCTTTCTACCAGGTCTTCCTTAAATTGGCTAAAGCAATCTGGCTACTACACAGGTTAGCATATTCCTTTGATCCAAACGTCAAGGTATTCCAGGTTAAAAAAGGGAACGAATTCTCCGAAGTATACATGGATAGCGTGGTCAAGAACTTAATCATAAACGAAAACGACCCGAAACCGAAAGTCGGGCTGATGGTCATGCCGGGTTTCCTGATTGGTGGAACGATAATTCAGAGTCGAGTTTATCTCTCGGGCGTCAAGGTTGCTGAATAA